Proteins from a genomic interval of Anatilimnocola floriformis:
- a CDS encoding trypsin-like peptidase domain-containing protein — protein MSEVLCRCSACTAKFKIDVKYAGRKARCPKCSAIVEVPPLDAPAGTPDKPPANAPISSSTTVVPSITTQAPPKTPAKTPPKTGAMPVPTASSSAIPKPATAGKPVVKAAPARPLNAPAPPPPPPPPPPEVPLEAAVEDYPPEYPAEYQPSNSGFDFQLNTTPPAAVNPAASTPTNTSAAQPHAAPKARGKKVNNKIPLPLLLGGGGVLLLLIVLGGAVVYMFSQSPSPKVAKGTGKGATKATATAVAGPAAPAGTRIGKLVLDWPETERKGGFGVKVDGRTQLALTKGELTYDLKAGEHKVMLERNGYEPVSGTVSIKPGELTTFKPEWKKDALAATRGPSQIFGGSDTTANSEGAYGAGTPVNGFNGFMQNFQMAQDNAQKENKNLLVIFSCSDVDGKSIAIGRATQQEATKREIEASYIPVIIDFPRTPGALSNVYAIERNIVLAREFAVEEDIPALVMLDSKGKSYYLQTQWQKGVNNLQVYLAEGAAARIERDELWAAAQGDSLEPAVKFLKWLMERKLIMRYGDEVKQLAPTARRLDTNNEKGQLEYFVEAEIVTGLRELRPGRVGILLAPLHAFLNDSKFKDDDRAVSMHLLAAALFRQIQQPGESRKHLARAEIYKPKNKELRDTLAAAKREMEQDKILSAGTGFVVAEGGYIMTNHHVIDGRGQVMVRLPDLKNTTIPGRVIAQDEERDMALVKVDFPADMTIKTVPVAPVKVARGLEVAAFGYPLADSAKTAITLTTGRVAKLPDASTEEMITLDLLVNPGNSGGPLCDTKGNVVGMVTAKTRTNMFTNEDSYGMAVPSPDLVKFLDEHLPAGTARPKPVVETDKLDWEKVDALVSPGVLLILKMQ, from the coding sequence ATGTCGGAAGTTTTGTGCCGCTGTTCGGCCTGCACGGCGAAATTCAAAATCGACGTTAAGTACGCGGGCCGAAAAGCTCGCTGCCCGAAGTGTTCGGCGATCGTCGAAGTGCCGCCGCTCGATGCCCCGGCGGGTACTCCCGACAAACCACCGGCCAACGCGCCGATCTCCAGCAGCACCACCGTCGTTCCGAGCATCACGACGCAAGCACCACCGAAAACGCCGGCTAAAACTCCGCCGAAAACCGGCGCCATGCCCGTTCCAACGGCCAGCAGCAGCGCGATCCCCAAGCCGGCGACGGCCGGCAAGCCAGTCGTTAAAGCAGCCCCGGCTCGTCCGTTGAATGCTCCCGCCCCGCCGCCGCCTCCTCCACCGCCGCCGCCAGAAGTGCCGCTGGAAGCGGCTGTTGAGGACTATCCGCCCGAATATCCAGCGGAGTATCAGCCCAGCAACAGCGGTTTCGACTTTCAATTGAATACCACGCCGCCTGCAGCAGTGAATCCTGCTGCAAGCACGCCGACGAACACTAGTGCCGCCCAACCTCACGCAGCGCCCAAGGCACGCGGCAAGAAGGTGAACAACAAGATCCCGCTGCCGTTGCTGCTCGGCGGTGGTGGCGTGTTGCTGCTGTTGATCGTGCTGGGCGGTGCAGTTGTCTACATGTTTTCGCAATCGCCATCGCCGAAAGTGGCCAAGGGAACCGGCAAAGGGGCGACCAAGGCCACCGCGACGGCTGTGGCAGGTCCTGCTGCTCCCGCTGGAACTCGCATCGGCAAGCTCGTACTCGATTGGCCCGAGACCGAACGCAAAGGCGGCTTTGGCGTGAAGGTCGACGGCCGCACGCAACTCGCGCTAACCAAGGGCGAGCTGACTTACGACCTCAAAGCTGGCGAGCACAAAGTGATGCTCGAACGCAACGGCTACGAGCCGGTCTCTGGCACGGTCTCGATCAAGCCGGGCGAGCTGACGACGTTCAAGCCTGAGTGGAAGAAGGATGCGCTGGCGGCGACGCGCGGCCCCTCGCAGATCTTCGGCGGTTCAGACACCACTGCGAACAGCGAAGGCGCCTATGGTGCCGGCACTCCGGTGAACGGCTTCAATGGCTTTATGCAGAACTTTCAGATGGCGCAGGACAACGCTCAGAAGGAGAACAAGAACCTGCTCGTCATTTTCAGCTGCAGCGACGTCGATGGGAAATCGATCGCCATCGGTCGGGCGACTCAGCAGGAGGCCACGAAGCGAGAGATCGAGGCTTCGTACATTCCGGTAATCATCGATTTTCCCCGCACTCCCGGAGCGCTGAGCAACGTTTATGCGATTGAACGGAACATTGTCTTGGCCCGCGAATTTGCCGTCGAGGAAGACATTCCAGCGCTCGTGATGCTCGATTCGAAAGGGAAGAGTTACTACCTGCAAACACAGTGGCAAAAGGGAGTGAACAACTTGCAGGTTTATCTGGCCGAAGGGGCGGCTGCGCGTATCGAACGCGATGAGCTGTGGGCTGCCGCGCAAGGAGATTCACTCGAGCCGGCCGTGAAGTTTTTGAAATGGTTGATGGAACGCAAGCTCATCATGCGTTACGGCGACGAGGTGAAGCAGTTGGCCCCAACTGCGCGGCGGCTCGACACCAACAACGAGAAAGGGCAACTCGAATACTTTGTCGAAGCGGAGATCGTGACGGGATTGAGGGAACTGCGGCCAGGCCGAGTCGGGATCCTACTCGCGCCGTTGCACGCCTTTCTGAATGACAGCAAATTCAAGGACGACGATCGAGCGGTTAGTATGCATTTGCTTGCGGCAGCGCTCTTTCGACAGATCCAACAGCCGGGCGAATCCCGCAAGCATCTGGCCCGCGCGGAGATCTACAAGCCCAAGAATAAGGAGTTGCGAGATACGCTGGCCGCAGCGAAACGGGAAATGGAGCAGGATAAGATCCTCTCGGCCGGCACGGGCTTCGTCGTCGCCGAGGGGGGGTACATCATGACGAACCATCATGTCATCGATGGCCGCGGCCAGGTGATGGTCCGCTTGCCTGACCTCAAGAACACGACGATCCCCGGTCGCGTGATTGCCCAGGATGAAGAGCGCGATATGGCCCTGGTGAAGGTCGATTTTCCCGCCGACATGACGATCAAAACGGTTCCAGTAGCGCCAGTGAAGGTCGCCCGCGGTTTGGAAGTGGCCGCCTTCGGCTATCCGCTAGCCGACTCGGCGAAGACGGCGATCACCCTGACCACGGGCCGAGTCGCCAAGCTGCCTGATGCCTCGACCGAAGAGATGATCACGCTCGACCTGCTGGTGAACCCCGGCAACAGCGGCGGTCCGTTGTGCGACACCAAGGGAAACGTAGTCGGCATGGTAACGGCAAAGACCCGGACCAACATGTTTACGAACGAAGACAGCTACGGCATGGCTGTTCCCTCGCCGGACCTGGTGAAGTTTCTCGACGAGCATCTGCCGGCGGGCACTGCGCGACCGAAACCAGTAGTCGAAACCGACAAGCTGGATTGGGAAAAGGTCGACGCCCTGGTGAGCCCGGGGGTGCTGCTTATCTTGAAGATGCAGTAG